In Geopsychrobacter electrodiphilus DSM 16401, a single window of DNA contains:
- the gspC gene encoding type II secretion system protein GspC, whose protein sequence is MLITLLQRHYLWIFATLSGLMGLTVGHLGATVIGILAGPGQTSALIQTLPPIEAKALPSLADYQTILSRDIFNSAAQNQTLTPTTKTAQTTTSPAKTASKWSLVGTISGGPSPLATLTSGRETDTYHLNQELPDGGKLADITRNRVEIRYPDGQSVILELETDKQGSPVHAGSPVRAASPATTPAQRSGTDLGIESIGENNWIIPAQVAEDSRSNIGELLKQAQAIPYLEGGKTTGFQMNMIQRGSFIEQLGLKKGDILREINGVELDSPEKALQIFGQLRQAKQISIGLERGGKAMTFAYEIR, encoded by the coding sequence ATGCTGATCACCCTGCTCCAACGACATTATTTATGGATATTTGCTACCCTGAGCGGGCTAATGGGCTTGACCGTCGGACATCTGGGAGCGACGGTCATCGGAATACTGGCCGGGCCGGGTCAAACTTCTGCGCTTATTCAAACGTTGCCGCCAATCGAGGCCAAGGCCCTGCCATCCCTGGCTGACTACCAGACGATCTTGTCCCGGGACATCTTCAACTCTGCAGCCCAGAACCAGACCTTGACTCCCACTACAAAAACGGCCCAGACCACAACCTCACCCGCGAAGACCGCCTCAAAGTGGTCTCTCGTCGGTACCATCAGCGGAGGCCCATCCCCTTTGGCGACTTTAACCAGCGGACGGGAAACAGATACATACCACCTCAATCAGGAGCTACCGGATGGTGGCAAATTAGCTGACATCACACGGAATCGGGTTGAAATCCGTTATCCAGATGGGCAATCGGTCATTCTTGAACTTGAGACGGATAAACAAGGGTCGCCAGTACATGCTGGGTCGCCAGTACGCGCTGCGTCCCCAGCGACGACCCCGGCACAAAGGTCAGGGACAGACCTAGGGATAGAGAGTATTGGTGAGAACAACTGGATTATTCCAGCCCAGGTTGCCGAAGACTCCCGCTCTAATATTGGAGAACTTCTCAAACAGGCCCAGGCCATCCCCTACCTTGAAGGAGGGAAAACCACCGGCTTCCAAATGAACATGATCCAGAGGGGGTCGTTTATTGAACAACTTGGACTTAAAAAAGGTGATATCCTGCGCGAGATTAATGGCGTCGAACTCGATTCGCCCGAAAAAGCACTTCAGATATTTGGACAGCTACGTCAAGCGAAACAGATCAGTATCGGCCTTGAACGGGGAGGCAAAGCCATGACCTTTGCTTATGAGATTCGATGA
- a CDS encoding multiheme c-type cytochrome yields MKKLKLMLLIGLIALVAGLSGCASDGSNGAAGADGAPGLSAYQIAANNGYTGTEAEFAAALTAANDATPESCAVCHKGAGDQHQAYFNATKDASKIQLAFGTDTVTDNLDGTYTNVIPFTIDENGAPYLGGVTGNSIDGLGTQRWTIQTFDASTNHVELATLAGAPATYTLAGSGGSYTMTTTLDYDMTATGFTGFIYGYVAKDKIGGAVAGHVQLYDNVSNAALKFGTWTYTSNAAVASCEKCHGTPYMKHGYRAAQVAGIDDFVACKACHYDSRPGNDGTEFFGDGTYAYTANVMTDVHASHLNVFPYPQEMTNCVTCHMGTKLDSTLTQTNFKYSVCTTCHADVDAATNTVVAKPLSTIVPAAHPVPVTSATNCSACHLDDNSYAPSFVSIHTGVDKVKYASAADATAGTLRYTYAIDNVVYDATAATLTITWNAKDAAGAAQDVLNLDPTAGPVFLGLPADRNNESEGIRIMVAYYGWGTKNVADYDYIKKDDVIANTTYAAGVATTTFTLNSAKLADNKATKLAVAIIGVPQVNGSMVAVKSVTKDILLADGTLSDRDKVVDNAKCNACHDNIVIHTGDSHGHTTVGNVNACLFCHNTASASGHYAQQGRSIDSYLHSIHSFQTEPEFIFPTFTTTDCEACHVAGTYNVPDQTKSLGSVIDNGSVDVTVGPASRACGSCHRADALKEGDTGALAAINAHTEAMGYRVPTTVKSFIDVMNSIMAKLQ; encoded by the coding sequence ATGAAGAAGTTGAAATTAATGTTGTTGATCGGCCTGATTGCACTGGTCGCCGGATTGTCCGGCTGCGCCAGTGATGGCAGCAATGGTGCTGCTGGCGCAGATGGCGCGCCAGGCCTCAGTGCTTACCAGATCGCTGCCAACAATGGCTACACCGGTACAGAGGCAGAGTTTGCTGCTGCACTAACTGCAGCCAACGACGCCACACCTGAGTCCTGCGCCGTGTGCCACAAGGGGGCTGGCGATCAGCACCAGGCCTATTTTAACGCAACCAAGGATGCCTCCAAAATTCAACTGGCCTTCGGCACCGACACCGTCACCGATAACCTTGACGGAACATACACAAACGTTATCCCTTTCACCATTGACGAAAATGGGGCTCCGTATTTGGGGGGGGTAACAGGCAATAGCATTGACGGTCTCGGAACTCAGAGGTGGACCATCCAGACCTTCGACGCGAGCACCAATCATGTCGAACTGGCCACTCTGGCCGGCGCCCCAGCCACCTACACGCTGGCCGGCAGTGGCGGCAGCTATACCATGACGACCACCCTGGATTATGATATGACCGCCACCGGTTTTACCGGATTTATCTACGGCTATGTCGCCAAGGATAAAATCGGCGGCGCAGTTGCTGGTCATGTCCAGCTGTATGACAATGTGTCAAATGCTGCACTCAAATTCGGCACCTGGACATATACGTCCAATGCTGCCGTTGCTTCTTGTGAAAAATGCCACGGCACGCCCTATATGAAGCATGGCTACCGCGCAGCCCAAGTCGCCGGCATCGACGATTTTGTCGCCTGTAAGGCTTGCCATTATGACTCCAGACCTGGGAATGATGGCACGGAGTTCTTTGGTGACGGAACTTACGCCTATACTGCGAACGTCATGACCGACGTTCACGCTTCCCACCTGAATGTCTTCCCTTATCCGCAGGAAATGACCAACTGTGTAACCTGCCATATGGGCACCAAGCTTGACAGCACCCTTACTCAAACGAACTTCAAGTACAGCGTATGTACAACTTGTCATGCCGATGTGGATGCAGCGACCAATACGGTTGTGGCCAAGCCCCTGTCGACAATTGTCCCAGCCGCTCACCCGGTTCCAGTAACCAGCGCCACGAATTGCAGCGCTTGCCATTTGGATGACAACAGTTATGCACCTTCCTTTGTATCCATTCACACTGGCGTTGACAAAGTAAAATATGCCAGCGCGGCTGACGCTACTGCAGGGACCCTGCGTTACACCTATGCTATCGACAACGTTGTCTATGATGCAACGGCAGCAACCTTGACAATCACCTGGAATGCCAAAGATGCAGCGGGTGCTGCCCAGGATGTGCTGAACCTTGACCCCACGGCTGGACCCGTTTTCCTCGGTCTCCCTGCTGACCGCAACAATGAGTCTGAAGGCATCAGAATCATGGTTGCCTATTACGGCTGGGGCACCAAAAACGTGGCTGACTACGATTACATCAAGAAGGACGATGTCATCGCCAATACCACCTATGCCGCTGGCGTAGCAACGACCACTTTCACCCTCAACAGCGCCAAACTCGCCGATAACAAGGCCACCAAGCTCGCAGTCGCCATAATCGGTGTGCCCCAGGTGAATGGCAGCATGGTCGCGGTAAAATCTGTAACCAAGGATATCCTGCTGGCCGATGGCACCCTGTCTGATCGAGACAAGGTTGTCGACAACGCCAAATGTAATGCCTGCCATGACAATATCGTGATCCATACTGGCGATTCACATGGCCATACAACGGTTGGTAACGTTAACGCCTGCTTGTTCTGCCATAACACCGCCAGCGCATCCGGTCATTATGCGCAACAAGGCAGATCTATCGACTCTTACCTCCACTCAATCCACTCGTTCCAGACCGAGCCGGAATTTATCTTCCCGACGTTCACCACCACCGACTGTGAAGCCTGCCACGTGGCTGGCACCTACAATGTTCCGGACCAAACTAAGTCGCTCGGCAGCGTCATCGATAATGGTAGCGTTGATGTAACCGTTGGCCCTGCTTCCAGAGCCTGCGGATCATGCCACCGGGCAGATGCACTTAAAGAAGGTGACACCGGTGCTCTAGCTGCAATCAATGCACACACTGAAGCAATGGGCTACAGAGTACCGACAACGGTCAAGTCGTTCATTGATGTAATGAACTCCATCATGGCCAAACTGCAGTAA
- a CDS encoding carbamoyltransferase family protein, whose amino-acid sequence MPDAILGISAFYHDSAAALILDGKIVAAAQEERFTRKKHDSSFPRHAVAYVLEEAGLELADISAVAFYDKPYLKFERLLETYHSFAPRGLKSFLSAIPVWIKEKLFMRRMLRDEFKKLGGSMPKLLFPEHHLSHAASAFYPSPFSEAAILTLDGVGEWATCSIGVGTKNGIRVLKELDFPHSLGLLYSAFTHYCGFKVNSGEYKLMGLAPYGTAGSPRVEEWKKHILTELVDLREDGSFLLNMDYFDYATGLTMCVDNRWQKLFGIPRHTEETALDQNYMDLALAIQEVTEQIVLRLAHTARQLTQSDYLVMAGGVALNCVANGKLLRSGLFKDIWIQPASGDAGGALGAALAGWHISLDKPRQKGNGDAMQGALLGPEYGTKEIGKVARRYQAPCQNYAEFSALCHDVAGLLAEGQVVGWFQGRMEYGPRALGNRSILGDARHPEMQKKLNLKIKYREGFRPFAPSVIDECVGEFFDLDRPSPYMLLVAPVRKERRSPLPNNYHTLPLYDRLYHTRSDVPTITHIDYSARIQSVNREGHPKYWELIDAFRQQTGYGLIVNTSFNVRGEPIVCTPDDAYRCFMATEMDYLVMGDFLFCKNEQPHFADRDYWKQKYALD is encoded by the coding sequence GCGGCGGCCCTGATTCTGGACGGCAAGATCGTTGCCGCCGCCCAGGAGGAACGCTTTACCCGCAAGAAACACGATTCCTCCTTCCCCCGCCATGCCGTGGCCTACGTCCTTGAGGAGGCGGGGCTGGAGCTCGCGGATATCAGCGCCGTCGCCTTCTACGACAAACCCTATTTAAAGTTTGAGCGACTGCTCGAGACCTATCACAGCTTCGCGCCACGCGGCCTGAAAAGTTTTCTTTCGGCTATTCCGGTCTGGATCAAAGAGAAGCTGTTCATGCGCCGGATGCTACGGGATGAGTTCAAAAAGCTCGGCGGGAGCATGCCAAAACTGCTGTTCCCCGAGCATCACCTCTCCCACGCCGCAAGCGCCTTCTACCCCTCGCCATTTTCCGAGGCCGCGATTCTGACTCTCGATGGGGTCGGCGAATGGGCTACCTGCTCTATTGGCGTCGGCACGAAAAATGGAATCAGGGTTCTCAAGGAACTCGATTTTCCTCATTCGCTGGGGCTACTCTATTCAGCGTTTACCCATTACTGCGGGTTCAAGGTCAACAGCGGCGAGTACAAACTTATGGGTCTGGCCCCCTACGGAACGGCTGGTTCACCTCGGGTTGAAGAATGGAAGAAACACATTCTTACTGAATTGGTCGATCTCCGCGAAGATGGCTCATTCCTGCTGAACATGGACTACTTCGATTATGCTACCGGCCTTACCATGTGCGTCGATAACCGCTGGCAAAAGCTGTTCGGAATTCCCAGACACACCGAAGAGACGGCCTTGGACCAGAACTACATGGATCTGGCCTTAGCCATACAGGAGGTTACAGAGCAGATCGTTCTGCGTCTTGCCCATACGGCCCGTCAGCTTACCCAGAGCGACTACCTGGTTATGGCGGGCGGAGTGGCGTTAAACTGCGTAGCCAACGGCAAACTTCTCAGGTCTGGCTTATTTAAGGATATTTGGATTCAACCTGCCAGCGGCGATGCAGGTGGGGCGTTAGGAGCTGCATTGGCCGGCTGGCATATCTCCCTCGACAAGCCCCGCCAAAAAGGTAACGGGGACGCAATGCAGGGCGCCCTGCTCGGTCCGGAATATGGCACCAAAGAGATTGGTAAGGTTGCCCGCCGCTATCAGGCACCCTGCCAGAACTATGCTGAGTTCTCGGCCCTCTGTCATGATGTCGCGGGGCTACTGGCGGAGGGGCAGGTTGTTGGCTGGTTTCAGGGACGCATGGAATATGGTCCGCGAGCGCTGGGGAACCGTTCCATCCTGGGAGATGCACGCCACCCCGAAATGCAGAAGAAACTCAACCTGAAGATTAAATACCGCGAAGGATTTCGCCCCTTCGCGCCCTCAGTCATAGATGAATGTGTCGGTGAATTCTTCGACCTTGACCGCCCTTCTCCCTACATGCTGCTGGTCGCCCCGGTTCGAAAAGAGAGGCGGTCCCCCTTGCCGAATAACTATCATACTCTGCCCCTATATGACCGGCTCTACCACACCAGATCGGATGTGCCGACCATAACCCACATCGACTACTCTGCCCGGATACAATCTGTCAATCGAGAGGGCCACCCCAAATACTGGGAACTGATCGATGCTTTTCGACAACAGACAGGTTACGGTTTAATCGTAAATACAAGCTTCAATGTCCGGGGCGAACCGATTGTCTGCACCCCCGACGATGCGTACCGCTGCTTTATGGCAACCGAAATGGATTATCTGGTCATGGGTGATTTTTTGTTCTGTAAAAACGAACAGCCGCATTTTGCAGACCGTGATTACTGGAAGCAAAAGTATGCACTGGACTGA